The following are encoded together in the Oceanobacillus zhaokaii genome:
- a CDS encoding M23 family metallopeptidase produces MVKQNIKAKIQKRNKLRFIKKIAVTAFLGFGLMVTTASAEDTLKTVYHVYLDGEHIGKVDQQEIVEQHIEEKIATNAEKYTNLDLTIDEKVDYISEKVFDPTYNNEEVTSLLDENTAIVANAVELKIADRTVGYFENEEAVDAVVNAYKAKYVPKDVLAEIDAAKADSKDSDTNAEKQTESKLAIGEKHIRDAVLSDDVTLESKQVVPAEVLTEEQGVALLEKGTLEEKVHKVKEGEVLGKIASNYDLSTKDLLKLNSDLTAESLLRIGQEINVTALEPFVNVIVTEEELVEETIPYKTEIIESDDLYKGDEEVKQEGKDGKKEVLYTIEKTNGKQTAKEVKTEKKTEEAVKEVIIKGTKVIPSRGTGKMAWPAVGGYISSQVGERWGSMHKGLDIARPSNRSILAADNGVVVSAGADGSFGNKIVINHNNGLKTLYAHLSSIDVSVGQTVEKGSKIGVMGSTGNSTGIHLHFEVHKNGVFQNPLNYVK; encoded by the coding sequence ATGGTTAAGCAAAATATAAAGGCTAAAATTCAAAAAAGAAATAAATTACGTTTCATAAAAAAAATCGCGGTAACAGCTTTTCTCGGGTTTGGATTAATGGTAACGACTGCAAGTGCAGAGGATACTTTAAAGACCGTATATCATGTTTACCTAGATGGTGAGCATATTGGCAAAGTCGATCAACAGGAGATTGTTGAGCAGCATATAGAAGAAAAAATAGCTACAAACGCAGAAAAGTATACTAATTTAGATTTAACAATTGATGAGAAGGTAGATTACATATCGGAGAAGGTATTTGATCCAACCTATAATAATGAAGAAGTAACGAGTCTATTAGATGAGAATACTGCCATTGTAGCGAATGCTGTCGAACTTAAAATAGCGGATAGAACGGTTGGTTATTTTGAGAATGAGGAAGCAGTAGATGCGGTAGTAAATGCTTATAAAGCGAAGTATGTGCCGAAAGATGTATTAGCAGAAATTGATGCTGCTAAAGCGGACAGCAAGGATTCAGATACAAATGCTGAGAAGCAAACAGAAAGTAAATTAGCAATTGGTGAGAAGCATATTCGCGATGCTGTGTTATCTGATGATGTTACACTTGAATCCAAGCAAGTGGTTCCTGCTGAAGTTTTAACCGAAGAACAAGGGGTAGCATTACTTGAAAAAGGAACCCTTGAGGAAAAGGTTCATAAAGTTAAAGAAGGCGAAGTGCTAGGGAAAATAGCAAGCAATTATGATCTATCAACAAAAGACTTACTAAAATTGAATTCGGACCTAACAGCTGAATCATTATTACGCATCGGGCAAGAAATTAATGTTACGGCATTGGAGCCATTTGTTAATGTGATTGTAACGGAAGAAGAATTAGTTGAAGAAACAATTCCATATAAGACAGAGATAATCGAATCAGACGATTTATATAAGGGCGATGAAGAGGTCAAGCAAGAAGGTAAAGACGGTAAGAAGGAAGTCCTTTATACCATTGAAAAAACGAACGGGAAACAGACTGCAAAAGAGGTAAAGACAGAGAAGAAAACCGAAGAGGCAGTTAAGGAAGTCATTATCAAGGGAACGAAAGTCATTCCCTCCCGTGGTACAGGAAAGATGGCATGGCCAGCAGTTGGTGGCTATATTTCCAGCCAAGTTGGTGAGCGCTGGGGAAGCATGCATAAAGGTCTAGACATTGCTAGGCCTAGCAACCGCAGCATTTTAGCGGCTGACAATGGTGTCGTCGTATCAGCAGGTGCTGATGGAAGTTTTGGTAATAAAATTGTTATCAATCATAATAACGGCTTAAAAACATTATATGCACATCTATCATCAATCGACGTATCCGTTGGTCAAACGGTTGAAAAGGGAAGTAAAATTGGTGTCATGGGTTCAACAGGAAACTCAACAGGAATCCATTTGCATTTTGAAGTGCATAAAAATGGTGTATTCCAAAACCCGCTAAATTACGTAAAATAA
- the yycF gene encoding response regulator YycF, which translates to MNQKILVVDDEQPIADILKFNLEKEGYQVICAYDGDEAIELAESEKPDLVLLDIMLPNKDGNEVLREIRKTQSMPVIMLTAKDSEIDKVLGLELGADDYVTKPFSNRELIARVKANLRRQQVPEEAPKESKDIVIGNLVVHPDAYVVSRDGVQIELTHREFELMHYLARHIGQVMTREHLLETVWGYDYFGDVRTVDVTVRRLREKIEENPSNPTWIVTRRGVGYYLRNPDQE; encoded by the coding sequence ATGAATCAAAAGATTCTAGTAGTAGATGATGAACAACCAATTGCAGACATATTAAAATTCAACCTAGAAAAAGAAGGCTACCAGGTAATCTGCGCATATGATGGCGATGAAGCAATCGAGCTAGCAGAAAGCGAGAAGCCTGATTTAGTCCTACTTGATATAATGTTGCCGAATAAAGATGGCAATGAAGTACTTCGAGAAATAAGAAAGACACAGAGCATGCCAGTTATCATGTTAACTGCGAAAGACTCAGAAATTGATAAGGTACTAGGACTTGAGCTAGGCGCAGATGACTACGTAACGAAGCCGTTTAGTAATCGCGAATTAATCGCTAGAGTTAAGGCTAATTTACGCAGACAACAGGTACCTGAAGAAGCACCAAAGGAATCAAAGGATATTGTTATCGGCAATCTTGTCGTACATCCTGATGCCTACGTTGTTTCTAGAGATGGGGTTCAAATTGAATTAACCCATCGTGAATTTGAATTGATGCATTATTTGGCGCGTCATATTGGACAAGTAATGACAAGGGAGCATCTACTTGAAACCGTATGGGGCTATGATTATTTCGGGGATGTTAGAACAGTTGACGTAACGGTCAGAAGGCTCCGAGAAAAAATTGAGGAGAACCCTAGTAACCCAACGTGGATCGTTACCCGACGCGGGGTAGGTTATTATTTACGTAATCCTGATCAGGAGTAG
- a CDS encoding YycH family regulatory protein, whose amino-acid sequence MKMETAKSLVLIVLIGISLLLTFGLWSYQPDLALNEEPSNEAVDIGGRDNETKKSVIEPREIVFHMDDRHYGFSDPNETEGLFEQMQEWSITNFQTNLVSGRTPNQYEVEIIFPTELPMEILNILLTISDSTIVLPNWSFDRMYVTFDSETKSLNVEILSIDGRNEATAVINDASYYELLWKYFQSDDEELLQEYIALEQTREPIYIPKDARNLRKQSFTYELIDVPNQLIEVLFRDPSLVSQSYSSETGDTYYTDSKSGMHVYADSGRMKYVNPYSEDSVQDDQTTKDILTNSITHINSHSGWTDEYNLMDINGKENSVRYQMYREGYPIYNALNLSYIDQKWINLQLNEYSRPLFRLNNPLGGSAADLMSGQNLVAYLTDNPNYNLENIQDIRLGYRLIYHYNENSISENNVNDMVIELVPAWFKQENGQWNEISFTEEQLLKGGN is encoded by the coding sequence ATGAAAATGGAAACAGCGAAATCATTAGTATTAATTGTATTGATTGGAATTAGCTTGCTGCTAACTTTTGGTTTATGGAGTTACCAGCCAGATCTGGCATTAAACGAGGAGCCCTCAAATGAAGCTGTCGATATTGGTGGAAGAGACAATGAAACGAAGAAAAGCGTGATTGAACCGAGGGAAATTGTCTTTCACATGGATGATCGTCATTATGGATTTTCTGATCCAAATGAGACAGAAGGGTTATTTGAACAGATGCAAGAGTGGTCTATTACGAACTTTCAAACAAATTTAGTAAGCGGGAGAACACCGAACCAATATGAGGTGGAAATTATTTTTCCTACGGAACTCCCAATGGAAATACTGAACATCCTACTGACTATTTCTGATTCTACTATTGTTTTGCCAAACTGGTCTTTCGATCGAATGTATGTAACATTTGATTCTGAAACGAAGTCATTAAACGTTGAAATATTATCGATTGATGGCAGAAATGAGGCAACAGCAGTAATCAATGATGCCAGTTATTATGAATTGCTCTGGAAGTACTTCCAATCTGATGATGAAGAGCTTCTTCAAGAGTATATCGCATTGGAACAAACAAGAGAACCTATCTATATTCCAAAGGATGCGAGAAATTTGAGAAAGCAGTCCTTTACGTATGAATTAATTGATGTTCCTAATCAATTAATAGAGGTTCTCTTCCGGGATCCATCGCTTGTAAGCCAATCGTATTCGTCTGAAACTGGGGATACGTATTATACAGATTCAAAGAGTGGCATGCATGTATACGCGGACAGTGGAAGAATGAAGTATGTTAATCCATATTCAGAGGACTCTGTCCAAGACGACCAGACAACGAAAGACATACTAACGAATAGTATTACACATATTAATAGTCATTCTGGCTGGACAGATGAATACAACCTAATGGATATTAACGGGAAAGAAAACTCTGTTAGATACCAGATGTATCGTGAAGGATATCCGATTTATAATGCGTTAAATCTATCGTATATTGATCAAAAGTGGATTAATCTGCAGCTTAATGAATATTCCCGGCCACTTTTCCGGTTGAATAATCCGTTAGGCGGCAGTGCAGCAGATTTGATGTCAGGGCAGAATTTAGTTGCATATTTAACGGATAATCCGAACTATAATTTGGAAAATATCCAGGATATTCGCCTTGGATACAGGCTGATTTATCATTATAATGAAAATAGTATAAGTGAAAATAATGTGAACGATATGGTTATTGAATTAGTTCCGGCCTGGTTTAAGCAAGAAAATGGCCAATGGAATGAAATTAGTTTTACAGAAGAGCAGCTGCTAAAGGGAGGGAATTGA
- the cdaS gene encoding sporulation-specific diadenylate cyclase CdaS has translation MVDQLKDNLTKLSGEIGHLIHTLGTKESSVLHEFDEIHHLFNRVQVSTASYYLKSYLASFTDQFEVLSKAIQHLSERNHGALIAIQRNDSLDAHIHSGVPIHAELTAPLLEAIFYTGNPLHDGAVLISKNKIISAANVLPLSRKGNEKKLGTRHRAALGLSEKTDALVLVVSEETGRAAFALEGNLLPIRTNGLSS, from the coding sequence ATGGTCGATCAACTAAAAGATAATTTAACAAAGTTATCCGGGGAAATCGGTCACTTGATTCACACGCTCGGTACAAAAGAAAGCAGTGTCTTACATGAATTTGATGAAATCCATCATTTATTTAATCGAGTTCAAGTAAGCACGGCTTCTTATTATTTAAAATCCTATTTAGCATCATTCACCGATCAATTTGAAGTTCTTTCAAAGGCAATTCAGCATCTTTCTGAACGTAATCATGGTGCATTGATTGCCATTCAAAGGAATGATTCTCTTGATGCACATATTCACTCTGGTGTACCCATCCATGCAGAACTAACTGCACCTTTACTAGAAGCTATTTTTTACACCGGAAATCCTTTGCATGATGGTGCAGTATTAATCAGTAAAAATAAAATTATCTCAGCTGCCAATGTTCTCCCGCTGTCACGAAAGGGCAATGAAAAAAAACTAGGAACTCGGCATCGAGCTGCACTTGGACTTTCGGAGAAAACAGATGCATTAGTGCTTGTCGTTTCTGAGGAGACTGGGAGGGCAGCCTTCGCACTGGAAGGGAATTTACTTCCAATCAGAACAAATGGGTTATCATCCTAA
- the dnaB gene encoding replicative DNA helicase encodes MSQSWTDRTPPHNLEAEQSVIGAIFLEPSAFSTASEILLPEDFYRAGHQRIFAAMMKLSDLGEPIDIVTVTSYLNDVKQIDEVGGVVYLTQVAESVPTAANIEYYCKIVEEKSVLRRLIRTATDIVTSGFEKEDEIEDVLNDAEKNILEVSGRKNTGAFKNIKDVLIDVYDNIEQLHQQTGDVTGVPTGFRDLDKITSGFQPNDLIIIAARPSVGKTAFALNIAQNVAVNTDQNVAIFSLEMGAEQLVQRMLCAEGNIDAQRLRNGQLQADDWSKLTMAMGSLSNAGIYIDDSPGVRVTEIRSKCRRLKQEHGLGMIMIDYLQLIQGSANSKENRQQEVSEISRALKALARELKVPLIALSQLSRGVESRQDKRPMMSDIRESGSIEQDADIVGFLYRDDYYDKESEKQNIIEIIISKQRNGPTGTVELAFVKEYNKFVDLDHRYENSDIPPVFA; translated from the coding sequence ATGAGCCAATCGTGGACTGATCGTACACCACCACATAATCTAGAAGCGGAGCAATCTGTGATTGGTGCGATATTTTTAGAACCATCAGCATTCTCCACAGCATCTGAAATTTTATTGCCGGAAGACTTTTATCGTGCAGGACATCAACGTATTTTCGCTGCAATGATGAAGCTTTCAGACTTAGGAGAACCAATTGACATCGTAACAGTAACTTCTTATTTGAATGACGTAAAGCAAATTGACGAGGTTGGCGGTGTCGTTTATTTGACACAAGTTGCCGAAAGTGTGCCGACTGCTGCTAATATTGAATATTACTGCAAAATTGTCGAGGAGAAATCTGTACTGCGCAGGCTTATTCGAACAGCAACTGATATTGTAACTTCAGGCTTTGAAAAAGAAGATGAAATTGAAGATGTATTAAATGATGCAGAGAAGAATATTCTTGAAGTGTCTGGTCGTAAAAATACAGGGGCATTTAAAAATATTAAAGATGTCTTAATTGATGTTTATGATAATATTGAACAGCTTCATCAGCAAACCGGTGATGTTACAGGTGTTCCAACTGGATTCCGAGACCTGGATAAAATTACTTCTGGTTTCCAGCCAAACGACCTCATCATTATCGCCGCCCGTCCTTCCGTTGGTAAAACCGCTTTTGCACTTAATATTGCACAGAACGTAGCAGTAAATACCGACCAAAACGTAGCAATATTTAGTTTGGAGATGGGTGCGGAGCAGCTTGTACAGCGGATGCTCTGTGCAGAGGGAAACATTGATGCACAGCGTCTGCGTAATGGGCAATTACAGGCAGATGATTGGAGTAAATTAACGATGGCAATGGGCTCCTTATCGAATGCGGGAATCTATATCGATGATTCCCCAGGGGTTCGTGTCACCGAGATACGCTCTAAGTGCAGACGATTGAAGCAGGAGCATGGACTAGGTATGATCATGATTGATTATCTGCAGCTGATTCAAGGAAGTGCAAATTCAAAGGAAAACCGCCAACAGGAGGTTTCTGAAATTTCTCGTGCACTAAAGGCACTTGCCCGTGAATTAAAGGTTCCACTCATCGCCCTTTCACAGCTTTCCCGTGGTGTTGAATCCAGACAGGATAAGCGACCAATGATGTCTGATATTCGTGAGTCTGGAAGTATTGAGCAGGACGCGGATATCGTCGGATTCCTATACCGTGATGATTACTATGATAAAGAATCAGAAAAACAAAATATTATCGAGATTATTATTTCCAAACAGCGTAACGGTCCAACTGGTACGGTTGAGCTTGCCTTCGTTAAGGAATATAATAAGTTCGTTGACTTGGATCATCGCTATGAGAATAGTGATATTCCACCAGTGTTTGCATAG
- a CDS encoding MBL fold metallo-hydrolase — translation MTLRFSVLASGSTGNAFYIESDEERFLVDAGLSGKQMDNLFSKIHVDPSTLSGILVTHEHSDHIKGLGIIARKYNLPIYANERTWKAMENSIGKLTLDQKFVFGMEEVKSFGDMEIESFGVSHDAAEPMFYTFRHSGKKVALVTDLGYVSERIKKTVEDADAYIFEANHDVEMLRMGRYPWSVKRRILGDSGHVSNEDSGLALSEIISNRTKRIYLAHLSLDNNMKDLARLSVDGVLKERGIGIDLFDTDPKEPTALYEVI, via the coding sequence ATGACATTACGTTTTAGTGTTTTAGCATCTGGGAGTACAGGAAACGCATTTTATATTGAATCAGACGAGGAGCGATTTCTTGTTGATGCGGGATTAAGCGGGAAGCAAATGGATAATTTATTCAGTAAGATTCATGTAGATCCATCAACACTTTCTGGGATTCTCGTAACCCATGAGCATAGTGATCACATAAAAGGATTAGGAATTATCGCGAGAAAGTACAATCTGCCAATCTATGCTAATGAGAGGACATGGAAGGCGATGGAGAATTCCATCGGAAAGCTTACATTAGATCAGAAATTTGTGTTTGGAATGGAAGAAGTAAAAAGCTTTGGCGATATGGAAATTGAATCATTTGGTGTCTCGCATGATGCTGCTGAGCCAATGTTCTATACGTTTAGACATAGCGGGAAGAAGGTCGCACTTGTCACAGATCTAGGTTATGTATCAGAACGTATTAAGAAAACAGTAGAAGATGCAGATGCGTATATTTTTGAAGCGAACCATGATGTAGAGATGCTCAGAATGGGGCGTTATCCTTGGAGTGTCAAACGCAGAATTCTAGGAGATTCAGGGCATGTATCGAATGAGGATTCTGGATTAGCCCTTTCTGAGATTATTAGCAATCGAACAAAACGGATTTATTTAGCGCATTTAAGCTTGGATAATAATATGAAGGACCTTGCGCGTTTGTCTGTAGACGGAGTGCTTAAAGAACGAGGGATTGGGATAGATTTATTTGATACAGATCCTAAAGAACCTACTGCATTGTATGAAGTTATTTAA
- the walK gene encoding cell wall metabolism sensor histidine kinase WalK: protein MNKVGFFRSIQLKFIIIYILLLLLAVQVIGSFFITGLEENLVDNFKGTVNDRLKLLTYNLEQAFNEDRNEDETTPSIEQDVQQIVEEISTDDLINIQVTNTQSSLMGTNDQELINDIGKKVNSEMIQQVLAFNSPNQEIKRDSANDRVYVAAVPLYKNETVAGVIYVEAPIQQVYDQLQDINQIFLQGSLLAISVSAFIGILVARTITKPIMEMREQAQTMAKGDFTQKVNVFGKDEIGQLSEAFNDLNSRLKHSYSTIEEERRKLSSILFNMSDGVIATDTEGIITLMNEPAGRLIGENPDDLIGDSILDILQLDEKIVDISELQDSGSMILDFSEDDEIYLIRANFSTVSDDEDEITGFISVISDVTEQEKIERERRDFVSNVSHELRTPLTTMKSYIEALTDGAWQDKNIAPRFLEVAQNETDRMIRMVNDLLQLSKMDAEEYPLHKERTDFNRYFHQVIDRFEMHIPEHIELIRELPKGRFNVWIDKDKMTQVLDNIISNAIKYSPEGGKIQLKVENRRHFLQVSIRDEGLGIAYDKLEKIFERFYRADRARSRKLGGTGLGLAITKELVEAHHGKIWAKSKEGQGTTIIFTLPLMNQKRGYNR from the coding sequence ATGAATAAAGTTGGTTTTTTTCGTTCGATACAATTAAAGTTTATTATCATTTATATTCTATTGTTGCTTCTTGCCGTTCAGGTTATTGGGTCGTTTTTTATCACAGGATTAGAAGAAAATCTTGTCGATAATTTTAAAGGGACTGTCAATGACCGATTGAAATTGCTTACGTATAATCTGGAGCAAGCATTCAATGAGGACCGTAACGAAGATGAAACCACTCCATCCATAGAGCAAGATGTACAACAGATTGTAGAAGAAATAAGTACAGATGATTTAATAAATATCCAAGTCACGAATACTCAAAGTAGTCTGATGGGAACGAATGACCAGGAATTAATCAATGATATTGGTAAAAAGGTAAATTCTGAAATGATTCAACAAGTATTGGCCTTTAATAGTCCAAATCAAGAGATAAAAAGGGATTCGGCAAATGATCGTGTATATGTTGCAGCTGTACCATTATATAAGAATGAGACTGTAGCTGGTGTTATTTATGTAGAAGCACCGATTCAACAGGTGTATGATCAACTTCAAGATATAAATCAGATATTCTTACAAGGGTCATTACTTGCAATAAGTGTATCTGCATTTATTGGAATCCTGGTTGCCAGAACAATTACCAAACCAATTATGGAGATGCGCGAACAGGCGCAGACAATGGCAAAAGGTGACTTTACGCAAAAAGTAAATGTCTTTGGAAAAGATGAAATTGGTCAATTATCCGAAGCATTTAATGATTTAAATAGCAGGCTGAAGCATTCTTATTCAACCATTGAGGAGGAACGGCGAAAGCTAAGTTCGATACTTTTCAATATGTCGGATGGAGTAATTGCCACAGATACAGAAGGAATCATTACATTAATGAATGAACCCGCTGGCAGGCTAATTGGAGAGAATCCAGATGATCTTATCGGGGATTCTATATTAGATATATTGCAGCTGGATGAAAAAATCGTTGATATATCAGAACTTCAGGATAGTGGCTCGATGATTCTCGATTTTAGTGAAGATGATGAAATTTACTTAATCCGTGCTAACTTCTCAACCGTTTCAGATGATGAAGATGAAATTACCGGGTTCATTTCTGTTATTAGTGATGTAACCGAGCAAGAGAAGATTGAGCGAGAACGTCGTGATTTTGTTTCAAATGTATCGCATGAGCTCCGGACACCATTAACCACAATGAAAAGCTATATTGAGGCACTAACAGATGGCGCATGGCAGGATAAAAACATTGCACCTAGATTCCTTGAAGTCGCACAAAATGAAACAGATCGAATGATTCGTATGGTAAATGACCTTCTGCAGCTTTCTAAGATGGATGCCGAGGAGTACCCGCTGCATAAGGAACGTACAGATTTCAATCGGTATTTCCATCAGGTGATTGATCGATTTGAAATGCATATTCCAGAACATATCGAGCTTATTCGTGAATTACCAAAAGGAAGATTTAATGTTTGGATTGATAAGGATAAGATGACTCAAGTACTCGATAATATTATTTCTAATGCGATTAAGTATTCACCAGAGGGTGGGAAAATCCAGTTAAAAGTTGAGAACAGACGTCATTTTCTTCAAGTAAGTATTCGGGATGAAGGATTGGGAATTGCCTATGACAAACTCGAGAAGATATTTGAACGCTTTTATCGTGCAGACCGAGCGAGGTCGAGGAAGCTTGGCGGAACAGGCTTGGGACTAGCAATCACAAAAGAGCTGGTAGAGGCGCATCATGGTAAAATCTGGGCGAAAAGTAAAGAAGGCCAAGGAACAACGATTATCTTTACACTGCCGCTTATGAATCAGAAGCGGGGGTATAATCGATGA
- the rplI gene encoding 50S ribosomal protein L9, which translates to MRVIFLKDVKGKGKKGEVKNVSDGYARNYLLKNKIAEEATPGNMKILDAQKRKDAQEEQKEKEEAINLKDKLADLTVEIKAKAGDGGRLFGSITSKQIAEVLEKEHGYKVDKRKIELGEPIRALGYTTVPIKLHPEVSGSIKVHVAE; encoded by the coding sequence ATGAGAGTAATTTTTCTAAAAGATGTTAAAGGTAAAGGTAAAAAAGGCGAAGTTAAAAACGTATCGGATGGCTACGCACGAAACTACCTATTAAAAAATAAAATTGCCGAGGAAGCGACACCAGGCAATATGAAAATATTAGATGCACAAAAACGTAAAGATGCGCAAGAGGAACAAAAGGAGAAAGAAGAAGCAATAAACCTAAAGGATAAGCTAGCAGATCTTACCGTTGAAATAAAGGCAAAGGCTGGTGACGGTGGTCGCTTATTCGGTTCAATTACAAGCAAGCAAATTGCAGAAGTTTTAGAGAAGGAACATGGCTATAAAGTTGATAAACGAAAAATTGAACTAGGGGAACCAATTAGAGCACTTGGTTATACGACTGTTCCTATCAAACTGCATCCAGAGGTATCTGGTTCAATTAAGGTCCATGTAGCAGAATAA
- a CDS encoding two-component system regulatory protein YycI → MQWGHIKTLFILSFLILDIYLLVQFVQKQEEADNGILDNRELSFEEQLKAENITIPKLETGGIEKESYISVSQRLLTKEDVEPLMAKQGVSTEVIDNYFLVSQLEDPIPITESASKDNISELVESYLLFPEQYMYWGWNKDLNVLIFFQEIKDRPVYFNQNAVALAFLNESNEITHLTQTMLGEPEPQGELQTLIPPLQSIKALYSRSYLNADEEVTGDVVLGYYARLLTEGNQVIAPTWKVTVNEERNYFVNAIEGLASPANEIEFLHSTITSDEKKIAALDSESEVKHSFLEVINKLEIDNRSETE, encoded by the coding sequence ATGCAGTGGGGTCATATAAAAACGTTATTTATCCTCAGTTTCCTCATTCTTGATATTTATTTGCTTGTGCAATTTGTGCAAAAGCAAGAAGAGGCTGACAATGGCATATTAGATAATCGGGAACTAAGCTTTGAAGAGCAGCTAAAGGCTGAGAATATTACCATTCCTAAACTAGAAACCGGGGGAATTGAAAAGGAATCCTATATTTCAGTCTCTCAAAGGTTATTGACGAAGGAAGACGTCGAACCTTTAATGGCAAAGCAGGGTGTCAGCACAGAGGTAATTGATAATTACTTCCTTGTTTCACAACTTGAAGACCCAATTCCTATTACAGAAAGTGCTTCAAAGGATAATATCAGTGAACTTGTAGAAAGCTACCTTTTATTTCCTGAGCAATATATGTATTGGGGCTGGAATAAGGATTTAAATGTGCTTATCTTTTTCCAGGAAATTAAGGATCGACCGGTTTACTTTAATCAAAATGCAGTAGCATTAGCCTTCTTGAACGAATCAAATGAGATAACTCATTTGACACAAACCATGCTTGGTGAACCGGAGCCGCAAGGGGAATTGCAAACGTTAATTCCACCACTGCAGTCAATCAAGGCGCTATATAGTCGGAGTTACTTAAATGCGGATGAGGAAGTAACAGGCGACGTTGTGCTAGGCTATTATGCAAGACTGTTAACAGAAGGAAATCAAGTCATTGCACCAACATGGAAAGTAACCGTAAATGAGGAAAGAAATTATTTCGTGAATGCAATTGAAGGACTTGCATCCCCGGCTAATGAGATAGAATTCTTGCATTCAACGATAACTTCTGATGAGAAGAAGATCGCAGCATTGGATAGTGAGAGTGAAGTAAAACATTCATTTTTAGAAGTAATAAATAAGTTAGAGATAGACAATCGGAGTGAAACAGAATGA
- a CDS encoding S1C family serine protease: MGYYDQGYPPNPSSKRRKKGGWLIPLLLGIIIGILLVGEVVPSIMTSDIVQENFPTDNGTNEATIESGKNNKNSGAIPRAVTVDVSTQITEMVEEVSPAVVGVTNIQSTTDFWEQQESVEAGTGSGVIYKNTDGVAYVVTNHHVIEGADSVEVVLSNDTHIGAEIIGSDLFSDLAVLRMDGAAVEKVIEIGSSANVKVGEPVIAIGNPLGLAFSGSVTQGVISGTERTVPQDYNRDGRADWQAEVIQTDAAINPGNSGGALINISGQLIGINSMKINQEAVEGIGFSIPIDSALPIIEELEATGEVVRPYIGVEIYSLEEVPQAEWKNTLKLPQEVDGGVYVWSVEPLSPADQAGLQRFDVITDLDGNPVKDMIDLRKVLYQDKEIGEEVSVVYYRNGERIETTLQLGSQQ, from the coding sequence ATGGGATATTATGATCAAGGCTATCCACCGAATCCATCAAGCAAGCGCAGAAAAAAGGGCGGGTGGTTAATTCCATTATTGCTAGGAATTATCATTGGAATTTTATTAGTTGGGGAAGTAGTGCCATCAATCATGACTTCTGATATTGTACAGGAAAACTTTCCAACAGATAACGGAACAAATGAGGCTACGATTGAATCTGGGAAGAATAATAAAAACTCTGGGGCAATCCCTCGAGCTGTAACGGTTGATGTGTCGACACAAATAACGGAAATGGTCGAGGAAGTATCGCCCGCCGTTGTTGGAGTGACGAATATTCAAAGCACAACAGATTTCTGGGAGCAACAGGAAAGTGTTGAGGCTGGAACAGGGTCAGGCGTTATTTATAAAAATACGGATGGCGTCGCATATGTTGTCACAAACCACCATGTAATTGAAGGCGCAGATTCTGTTGAAGTCGTATTATCCAATGACACGCATATTGGAGCAGAAATCATTGGCAGTGATTTATTTTCTGATTTGGCTGTGTTAAGGATGGATGGTGCAGCGGTAGAGAAGGTAATTGAAATAGGCTCGAGCGCAAATGTAAAGGTCGGTGAGCCTGTCATTGCGATTGGGAATCCATTAGGGCTTGCATTCTCTGGTTCAGTCACGCAAGGTGTCATAAGTGGAACCGAACGAACGGTGCCACAGGACTATAATCGGGATGGCCGCGCGGATTGGCAAGCAGAGGTAATCCAAACCGATGCTGCAATTAATCCAGGTAATAGTGGTGGAGCATTAATCAATATTTCTGGTCAATTAATTGGGATTAATTCAATGAAAATTAATCAAGAGGCAGTCGAAGGGATTGGCTTCTCTATTCCAATTGATAGTGCACTGCCGATTATCGAAGAGTTAGAGGCGACAGGTGAAGTAGTACGTCCATATATCGGTGTTGAGATTTACTCGCTTGAGGAAGTACCACAAGCTGAATGGAAAAACACATTAAAACTGCCACAAGAAGTTGATGGCGGGGTCTATGTATGGAGTGTCGAACCATTATCTCCAGCCGATCAAGCAGGATTGCAGCGATTTGATGTAATCACAGATCTTGACGGCAATCCTGTCAAAGATATGATTGACTTAAGAAAAGTGCTTTACCAGGATAAAGAAATAGGCGAAGAAGTAAGTGTTGTGTACTACCGTAATGGCGAGAGAATTGAAACGACATTACAACTTGGATCACAACAATAA